Genomic window (Planctomycetota bacterium):
GCGGCTTTGGCGGCGGCGACCCATTGATCGGTGTCGAGTTGCGCGGGGTTGTAAAGTTGCGGGTCGTAGGTCTTTTTCGTGAGGTTATTCGTCGGCACGGGATGCGCGGCGACGATGGGCATGTCCAGGTGACAGATCACGCCGAATTCGCAGTCCTGCCAGCGAAGCTGCGCGGGCGTGGGGACGGGCCGTTTCGCCGGCAGCGGCGCCGCGGCGCGAACGGCGGATCGGATCGCGGTCGAAGCGAGCAACGGCAGCGCCGCAGCGGCGGAGGCAACGTGAAGCATCTGACGGCGCGTCGGTTGAAACATCAAAGTCTCCAATATGGGGGGAGTAAATGAACGGGGTGAGGCGAAGGCTTCGTACGGGGAGCGGCGGGAGGGATTCGTCGATTAGTAATAAGCGGGGGATGACCCGCCGCGATTGACCCAGCCATCGGTATAGGAGGCGGGGTTATACATCTGATCGGTCTTGATCTGCGAGGCGTCTTTCCATCGGGCTGAGCCGTCGCCGAACGCCTGGACAAGGCCGCTGATCGAGGGCGGAGCGCGGTCATAGACGCAGCCCAGAGATTGACCATACTGAGTGACGACGGGCGGGTAGCTGAACGACCAACCGTTCAGCCCGTGGTTGTATCGAAAGTACTGCACGCCGTTGGTGTCCGGAAACAACGCATCACTGACAAGCAGACGATCGGCCCCGCCCGGAGTTGTCAGACAAATCTGACGATCCGCATCGTTGCGAGCTTCACCGGATTTCCAGCGATCGACCCCGGCGTAATAGCCATAGCAGAGCTGCGTGAATTTCGCGGTGGAGGCCCATGTCTGCCAGTGCGTCTGAGCGAACCACGCATAGAAGTCCGCATCGACGCCGGGGCACAGAAACACGCCGCGGGCCTGATGCGTTGTCAGATCAAAGCCATTGAGATACGGCTGAATCCGGTACACGTTCCAATCGCCGGCGGTTGTGTTCGTGTCCGTGCCGATGAGGACGGGGTCGCGCCCGCTGGTGTAAAACGACGTCTCCTTGGAGATCATCAGA
Coding sequences:
- a CDS encoding prepilin-type N-terminal cleavage/methylation domain-containing protein — encoded protein: MADLRFTIREPMRTQRREQSVLDPRRSRAFTLIELLVVVTIITLLVAILVPSMRLARDATRIVVCTSNQRQIAVGALSYAADNAAHLMISKETSFYTSGRDPVLIGTDTNTTAGDWNVYRIQPYLNGFDLTTHQARGVFLCPGVDADFYAWFAQTHWQTWASTAKFTQLCYGYYAGVDRWKSGEARNDADRQICLTTPGGADRLLVSDALFPDTNGVQYFRYNHGLNGWSFSYPPVVTQYGQSLGCVYDRAPPSISGLVQAFGDGSARWKDASQIKTDQMYNPASYTDGWVNRGGSSPAYY